One Peterkaempfera bronchialis DNA window includes the following coding sequences:
- the scpA gene encoding methylmalonyl-CoA mutase, translated as MQGRTDRPGPIPDFTGIGLEPDDAPRVTAEQWRDSVAETTGKSADDLVWETPEGISVKPLYTADDLAGLDFLATYPGVAPYLRGPYPTMYVNQPWTIRQYAGFSTAEESNAFYRRNLAAGQKGLSVAFDLPTHRGYDSDHPRVTGDVGMAGVAIDSIYDMRQLFDGIPLDRMTVSMTMNGAVLPVLALYIVAAEEQGVPPEKLAGTIQNDILKEFMVRNTYIYPPQPSMRIISDIFAYTSQRMPRYNSISISGYHIQEAGATADLELAYTLADGVEYLRAGLDAGLDVDAFAPRLSFFWAIGMNFFMEVAKLRAARLLWAKLVNGFAPKNAKSLSLRTHSQTSGWSLTAQDVFNNVTRTCVEAMAATQGHTQSLHTNALDEALALPTDFSARIARNTQLLLQQESGTCRVIDPWGGSAYVERLTHDLARRAWQHIQEVEAAGGMAKAIDAGIPKLRVEEAAARTQARIDSGRQPVIGVNKYRVESDEQIDVLKVDNSSVRTQQIAKLRRLRAERDEAVCQDALRALSAAAEAGPQRGGGLEGNLLALAVDAARAMATVGEISDALERVYGRHSGQIRTISGVYREEAGSSPAVERTRALVEAFEKAEGRRPRILVAKMGQDGHDRGQKVIASAFADLGFDVDVGPLFQTPAEVARQAVEADVHIVGVSSLAAGHLTLVPALREQLAEAGREDITIVVGGVIPPQDVEALHQAGAAAVFPPGTVIPDAAHDLLRTLAEALGHEL; from the coding sequence ATGCAGGGCAGAACGGACCGGCCGGGCCCGATCCCGGACTTCACGGGCATCGGCCTGGAGCCGGACGACGCCCCCCGGGTGACCGCCGAGCAGTGGCGGGACTCGGTCGCGGAGACCACCGGCAAGAGCGCCGACGACCTGGTGTGGGAGACCCCCGAGGGGATCAGCGTCAAGCCGCTGTACACCGCCGACGACCTGGCCGGGCTGGACTTCCTGGCCACCTATCCCGGTGTCGCCCCGTATCTGCGGGGGCCCTATCCGACGATGTACGTCAACCAGCCGTGGACCATCCGCCAGTACGCCGGGTTCTCCACCGCCGAGGAGTCCAACGCCTTCTACCGGCGCAATCTGGCGGCCGGTCAGAAGGGCCTGTCGGTCGCCTTCGACCTGCCCACCCACCGGGGCTACGACAGCGACCACCCCCGGGTCACCGGCGATGTCGGCATGGCGGGCGTGGCGATCGACTCGATCTACGACATGCGGCAGCTCTTCGACGGCATCCCGCTGGACCGGATGACCGTGTCGATGACGATGAACGGCGCCGTGCTGCCGGTCCTCGCGCTGTACATCGTCGCCGCCGAGGAGCAGGGCGTACCGCCGGAGAAGCTGGCCGGGACCATCCAGAACGACATCCTCAAGGAGTTCATGGTCCGCAACACCTACATCTATCCGCCGCAGCCGTCGATGCGGATCATCTCCGACATCTTCGCGTACACCTCGCAGCGGATGCCCCGGTACAACTCCATCTCCATCTCCGGCTACCACATCCAGGAGGCCGGGGCGACGGCCGACCTGGAGCTGGCGTACACCCTCGCGGACGGTGTGGAGTACCTTCGGGCCGGGCTGGACGCCGGGCTGGATGTGGACGCCTTCGCGCCCCGGCTCTCCTTCTTCTGGGCGATCGGCATGAACTTCTTCATGGAGGTCGCCAAGCTGCGCGCGGCGCGGCTGCTCTGGGCCAAGCTGGTCAACGGCTTCGCCCCGAAGAACGCCAAGTCGCTCTCGCTGCGCACCCATTCGCAGACCTCGGGGTGGTCGCTCACCGCCCAGGACGTCTTCAACAATGTGACCCGCACCTGTGTGGAGGCGATGGCCGCCACCCAGGGGCACACCCAGTCGCTGCACACCAATGCGCTGGACGAGGCGCTGGCGCTGCCCACCGACTTCTCCGCCCGGATCGCCCGCAACACCCAGCTGCTGCTCCAGCAGGAGTCGGGCACCTGCCGGGTGATCGACCCATGGGGCGGCAGCGCCTATGTGGAGCGGCTGACCCACGACCTGGCCCGGCGGGCCTGGCAGCACATCCAGGAGGTCGAGGCGGCCGGCGGGATGGCCAAGGCCATCGACGCGGGCATCCCCAAGCTGCGGGTGGAGGAGGCGGCGGCCCGCACCCAGGCGCGGATCGACTCCGGGCGGCAGCCGGTGATCGGCGTCAACAAGTACCGGGTGGAGAGCGACGAGCAGATCGACGTGCTCAAGGTCGACAACTCCTCGGTGCGCACCCAGCAGATCGCCAAGCTGCGGCGGCTGCGCGCGGAGCGCGACGAGGCCGTCTGCCAGGACGCGCTGCGGGCGCTGAGCGCCGCCGCCGAGGCCGGTCCGCAGCGCGGCGGCGGGCTGGAGGGCAACCTGCTGGCGCTGGCGGTGGACGCGGCGCGGGCGATGGCGACGGTCGGTGAGATCTCCGACGCCCTGGAGCGGGTGTACGGACGCCACTCCGGGCAGATCCGTACCATCTCCGGTGTGTACCGTGAGGAGGCCGGCTCGTCGCCGGCGGTGGAGCGCACCCGGGCGCTGGTGGAGGCCTTCGAGAAGGCCGAGGGGCGGCGCCCCCGGATCCTGGTCGCCAAGATGGGGCAGGACGGCCATGACCGGGGCCAGAAGGTGATCGCCTCCGCCTTTGCCGACCTGGGCTTCGACGTGGACGTGGGCCCGCTGTTCCAGACCCCGGCCGAGGTGGCGCGGCAGGCGGTGGAGGCCGATGTGCACATCGTCGGCGTCTCCTCGCTGGCCGCCGGGCATCTGACGCTGGTTCCGGCGCTGCGTGAGCAGTTGGCGGAGGCGGGCCGGGAGGACATCACCATCGTCGTCGGCGGGGTCATCCCGCCGCAGGACGTGGAGGCGCTGCACCAGGCGGGCGCCGCCGCCGTCTTCCCGCCGGGTACGGTGATCCCGGATGCCGCCCACGACCTGCTGAGGACCCTCGCCGAGGCCCTCGGCCACGAGCTGTGA
- the mutA gene encoding methylmalonyl-CoA mutase small subunit, translating to MTVLRDDELSLGAEFPEATRAEWQHLVAGVLRKGGVGDFSGAAAEGKLSTRLQDGLVVRPLYTSEDGVADPGYPGHAPFVRGGRATGSAVSGWDVRQRHAHPDPARANDAVLADLENGVTSLWLTVGEAGLPAEGLATALDGVYLDLAPVVLDAGSATEAAAEALLGLYDARGVPPHAALGNLGADPLGQLARTGRAPDLAGQTAAAVGLADRCHRSYPGVRALTVDALPYHEAGASAAQELGCSLATAVAYLRELTAAGLSVDAACGQLEFRYAATADQFLTIAKLRAARRLWSRVAQVCGASPAAGAQRQHAVTSAVMMTRRDPWVNMLRTTVACLGAGVGGADAVTVLPFDEALGLPDAFARRIARNTSAILLEESHLARVVDPAGGSWYVERLTDEVAHAAWAWFQEIEGVGGQAAALGSGLVAERVSAAWRQRSEDLAHRREPITGVSEFPNLAEPPVVREPAPVRPGGGLPVVRRDEAFEALRARSDAQLAATGARPRVFLAALGPAAAHTARATFAANLLQAGGIEPVHDPESVDADSVGEAFARSGCTVACLCSSDRLYAEQAEGVAAALKAAGAGAVLLAGRPGEQRDAWLAAGVDTFVYAGGDAVAVLSSVLDGMGVA from the coding sequence ATGACAGTCCTGCGTGACGATGAGCTCTCGCTGGGTGCCGAATTCCCCGAGGCGACCCGTGCAGAGTGGCAGCACCTGGTGGCCGGGGTGCTGCGCAAGGGGGGCGTCGGAGACTTCTCCGGCGCGGCGGCCGAGGGCAAGCTGTCCACCCGACTCCAGGACGGCCTGGTCGTCCGTCCGCTGTACACCTCGGAGGACGGCGTCGCCGACCCGGGCTATCCGGGCCACGCGCCCTTCGTACGCGGCGGCCGGGCCACGGGAAGCGCGGTCTCCGGGTGGGATGTGCGCCAGCGGCACGCCCACCCCGACCCGGCCCGGGCCAATGACGCGGTGCTGGCCGACCTGGAGAACGGGGTCACCTCGCTCTGGCTGACCGTCGGGGAGGCGGGTCTGCCGGCGGAGGGGCTGGCGACGGCGCTGGACGGCGTCTACCTCGATCTGGCGCCGGTGGTACTGGACGCGGGCTCCGCCACGGAGGCGGCGGCCGAGGCGCTGCTGGGGCTCTATGACGCACGCGGGGTACCGCCCCATGCGGCGCTGGGCAACCTCGGCGCGGACCCGCTGGGGCAGCTCGCCCGTACCGGCCGCGCCCCGGACCTCGCCGGGCAGACGGCGGCTGCGGTCGGCCTGGCCGACCGGTGCCACCGGTCCTACCCCGGGGTGCGGGCCCTCACGGTGGACGCGCTGCCGTACCACGAGGCCGGGGCCTCGGCCGCTCAGGAGCTGGGCTGCTCGCTGGCCACCGCCGTCGCCTATCTGCGTGAGCTGACCGCTGCCGGGCTCTCCGTCGACGCCGCCTGCGGCCAGCTGGAGTTCCGCTACGCCGCCACCGCCGACCAGTTCCTCACCATCGCCAAGCTGCGCGCGGCGCGGCGGCTCTGGTCCCGGGTGGCGCAGGTGTGCGGGGCCTCGCCGGCCGCCGGGGCGCAGCGTCAGCACGCGGTGACCTCGGCGGTGATGATGACCCGTCGGGACCCGTGGGTGAACATGCTGCGCACCACCGTGGCCTGTCTGGGCGCCGGGGTGGGCGGCGCCGACGCGGTCACGGTGCTGCCCTTCGACGAGGCGCTGGGGCTGCCGGACGCGTTCGCGCGGCGGATCGCCCGCAACACCTCCGCGATCCTGCTGGAGGAGTCCCATCTGGCGCGGGTGGTCGACCCCGCCGGGGGCTCCTGGTACGTGGAGCGGCTGACCGACGAGGTCGCCCATGCGGCCTGGGCGTGGTTCCAGGAGATCGAGGGCGTCGGCGGGCAGGCGGCGGCGCTGGGGTCCGGCCTGGTGGCGGAGCGGGTGTCGGCGGCGTGGCGGCAGCGGTCGGAGGACCTTGCGCACCGGCGCGAGCCGATCACCGGGGTCAGCGAGTTCCCGAACCTGGCGGAGCCCCCGGTGGTCCGCGAGCCGGCGCCGGTCCGGCCGGGCGGCGGCCTGCCGGTGGTCCGCCGGGACGAGGCATTCGAGGCGCTGCGGGCCCGCTCGGACGCGCAGCTGGCCGCGACCGGCGCCCGGCCCCGGGTCTTCCTGGCCGCCCTGGGCCCGGCGGCGGCGCACACCGCGCGGGCGACCTTCGCGGCCAATCTGCTCCAGGCCGGGGGGATCGAGCCGGTCCACGACCCGGAGTCGGTCGACGCGGACTCGGTCGGCGAGGCGTTCGCCCGCTCCGGCTGCACGGTGGCCTGCCTCTGCTCCAGCGACCGGCTCTACGCCGAGCAGGCCGAGGGGGTCGCGGCGGCGCTGAAGGCCGCGGGCGCCGGGGCCGTACTGCTCGCGGGCCGGCCCGGGGAGCAGCGCGACGCCTGGCTGGCCGCCGGGGTCGACACGTTCGTCTACGCGGGCGGCGACGCGGTCGCCGTCCTCTCCTCCGTTCTCGATGGCATGGGAGTGGCGTGA
- the cobF gene encoding precorrin-6A synthase (deacetylating) — MRKILVIGIGAGDPDHLTLQAVKALNRAEVFFILDKGEQKADLARLRHDILERHVERPYRLVAARDPDRERAEPDYTPAVARWRSRRADLYERLIAEQVPDDGCGAFLVWGDPALYDSTLGILEEIRRHGRVEFDHEVVPGISSVSALAARHRIGLNRVGRPVQITTGRRLAEGLPDGVDDIVVMLDAHQAFARYADDPDLHLYWGAYLGTPDEILVAGKAADVADRILALRAEARARKGWIMDTYLLRRGDPAEDPPGD; from the coding sequence GTGCGGAAGATCCTGGTCATCGGCATCGGCGCGGGCGACCCCGACCACCTGACCCTCCAGGCGGTCAAGGCACTCAACCGGGCCGAGGTGTTCTTCATCCTGGACAAGGGCGAGCAGAAGGCGGACCTCGCCCGGCTCCGCCATGACATCCTCGAACGGCATGTCGAGCGCCCCTACCGGCTGGTGGCGGCGCGTGACCCGGACCGGGAGCGCGCCGAGCCCGACTACACCCCCGCCGTGGCCCGCTGGCGCAGCCGCCGCGCCGACCTCTATGAGCGCCTCATCGCGGAGCAGGTCCCGGACGACGGATGCGGCGCCTTCCTCGTCTGGGGCGACCCCGCCCTGTACGACTCCACCCTCGGCATCCTGGAGGAGATCCGCCGCCACGGCCGGGTGGAGTTCGACCACGAGGTGGTGCCGGGCATCAGCAGCGTGTCCGCGCTGGCCGCCCGGCACCGGATCGGGCTCAACCGGGTCGGGCGGCCGGTGCAGATCACCACCGGCCGCCGCCTGGCCGAGGGGCTGCCCGACGGCGTCGACGACATCGTCGTCATGCTGGACGCGCACCAGGCCTTCGCCCGCTACGCCGACGACCCGGACCTGCACCTCTACTGGGGCGCCTACCTGGGGACACCCGACGAGATCCTGGTCGCCGGGAAGGCGGCCGACGTCGCCGACCGCATCCTGGCGCTGCGCGCCGAGGCCCGCGCCCGCAAGGGCTGGATCATGGACACCTATCTGCTGCGCCGGGGCGACCCCGCCGAGGACCCGCCGGGCGACTGA
- a CDS encoding class I SAM-dependent methyltransferase: MDTTVFDEAERRTWAGRAEAYAAGFAKLCAHPVPLLLDAAGVRQGTRVLDVGTGTGTAAAAACARGAAVAAVDAEPGMVTLAARTAPDAEVRLAALPGLPFPDDAFDAVVGNFVLNHVGRPRAALAELHRVTRPGGRIALTVWAAPAAAGQALLGRAVQAAGATRPAHLPALAPDDDFPRTEQGFADLLRTAGFTDASCRTLAWDHRATPEEWWSGPAAGVATIGQTVVSQQPATIAEIRRHYDLLSAEFTGPDGMLVLPHTALLAHGRG; encoded by the coding sequence ATGGATACGACGGTGTTCGACGAGGCCGAGCGGCGCACCTGGGCGGGCCGCGCCGAGGCGTACGCGGCCGGTTTCGCCAAGCTCTGCGCCCACCCCGTACCGCTGCTGCTCGACGCGGCCGGAGTGCGGCAGGGAACGCGCGTCCTCGACGTCGGGACCGGCACCGGCACCGCCGCCGCAGCGGCCTGCGCACGGGGAGCGGCAGTGGCCGCCGTGGACGCCGAACCCGGCATGGTCACGCTCGCCGCCCGGACCGCCCCCGACGCCGAGGTGCGGCTCGCGGCCCTGCCCGGCCTGCCCTTCCCCGACGACGCGTTCGACGCGGTGGTGGGGAACTTCGTCCTCAACCACGTCGGGCGGCCCCGCGCGGCCCTGGCCGAACTCCACCGGGTCACCCGCCCGGGCGGACGGATCGCGCTGACCGTCTGGGCCGCCCCCGCCGCAGCCGGACAGGCCCTGCTCGGCCGCGCCGTCCAGGCCGCCGGCGCCACCCGCCCGGCCCATCTGCCCGCACTCGCCCCCGACGACGACTTCCCCCGCACCGAGCAGGGCTTCGCCGACCTGCTGCGGACCGCAGGGTTCACGGACGCCTCCTGCCGCACACTCGCCTGGGACCACCGGGCCACCCCCGAGGAGTGGTGGAGCGGCCCCGCCGCCGGGGTCGCGACGATCGGACAGACCGTGGTGAGCCAGCAGCCCGCCACCATCGCGGAGATCCGACGCCACTACGACCTGCTCAGCGCGGAGTTCACCGGACCGGACGGCATGCTGGTGCTCCCGCACACCGCCCTGCTGGCCCACGGGCGCGGCTGA
- a CDS encoding MMPL family transporter, protein MFTQLGRFDVVRRAWVLAGAAVVLAVAGWACSGLQDRLSYGGFIAPDAEASRAAEAIRTQIGEGGADVLVTFRSRTLPVSDPAFRHGVEAALRGAPAGSVARATTYWSTGIPMLVSLDGHATVAAVLLGGDDEPARTRSYLALRRDVRADGFEVGWTGPTAVITEIVERSRHDLLRTELLALPLMALLLVVVFRGVVAALLPLVTGVLATAASLTALSSVAGFVEVPFVTVNLVVAIGLAAGVDAGLLIVSRFREELRAGREVPDAVVVTVDTAGRTVLLSGTITSVIAVGLTFFPLGFVRSFGIGATVGLLAGSLVTVTVLPALLACLGHRVNAWALPRPWCAGPVGGGRGTGWARTGWARTGWARTARAVMEQPLRYALAVSALLLALAVPFLHTVIGFPDERMLPPGAGARTAAEELRGDFAVSGLGAIQAVATFDAPLTGRTGHEALLAWTRRLAELDGAHGVLVAGTSQQSAVVYLGHEGGAESDSAKALVRAVRAQPLPGGGRVLVGGATALALDTMDRFWELLPRVLLFMAGSSFALLTVALRSLVLPVKALLMNVLSIGASFGALTWIFQDGHGSGLLGVRPTGYVDALAPIVMLFLLIAVSMDYELFLLLRIREQYRRLGDNEEAIALGLQLSGGVITAAASAVLVVAAVFATSEVVLVKEICVGIFIAVALDAALVRAVLVPATMRLLGRANWWLPSLPDRLRRPQAVAAVRAGAPGGAEASRVSSPAPPGPSAEGQPQ, encoded by the coding sequence GTGTTCACCCAGCTCGGGCGGTTCGACGTGGTGCGCAGGGCCTGGGTGCTGGCCGGGGCGGCCGTCGTCCTGGCGGTGGCGGGGTGGGCCTGCTCCGGGTTGCAGGACCGGCTGAGCTACGGCGGCTTCATCGCGCCGGACGCCGAGGCGAGCCGGGCGGCGGAGGCCATCCGCACGCAGATCGGCGAGGGCGGCGCGGATGTGCTGGTCACCTTCCGCAGCAGGACGCTGCCGGTGTCCGATCCCGCCTTCCGGCACGGCGTCGAGGCGGCGCTGCGCGGCGCCCCGGCCGGTTCGGTGGCGCGGGCCACTACCTACTGGTCGACCGGTATCCCGATGCTGGTCTCGCTGGACGGGCACGCCACGGTGGCGGCGGTCCTGCTCGGCGGGGACGACGAGCCCGCGCGTACCCGGAGCTATCTGGCGCTGCGCCGGGATGTCCGGGCGGACGGCTTCGAGGTGGGCTGGACCGGTCCCACTGCGGTGATCACCGAGATCGTGGAGCGGTCCCGGCACGATCTGCTCCGCACCGAGCTGCTGGCGCTGCCGCTGATGGCGCTGCTCCTGGTGGTGGTCTTCCGGGGGGTGGTGGCGGCGCTGCTGCCGCTGGTCACGGGGGTGCTGGCGACGGCGGCGTCACTGACGGCGCTCTCCTCGGTCGCCGGGTTCGTGGAGGTCCCGTTTGTGACGGTCAACCTGGTGGTGGCGATCGGGCTGGCCGCCGGGGTCGATGCCGGACTGCTGATCGTCAGCCGGTTCCGGGAGGAGCTGCGGGCGGGCCGGGAGGTGCCGGACGCGGTGGTGGTCACCGTCGACACGGCGGGGCGCACGGTCCTGCTGTCCGGGACGATCACGAGTGTGATCGCGGTGGGGCTGACCTTCTTCCCGCTGGGCTTCGTCCGCTCCTTCGGGATCGGGGCGACCGTCGGCCTGCTGGCGGGCTCGCTGGTGACGGTGACCGTGCTCCCGGCCCTGCTGGCCTGTCTGGGGCACCGGGTGAACGCCTGGGCGCTGCCTCGCCCATGGTGCGCGGGCCCGGTCGGCGGGGGGCGCGGGACGGGGTGGGCGCGGACGGGGTGGGCGCGGACGGGGTGGGCGCGGACGGCGCGGGCGGTGATGGAGCAGCCGCTGCGCTATGCGCTCGCCGTCTCGGCGCTGCTGCTGGCGCTGGCGGTCCCGTTCCTGCACACCGTGATCGGCTTCCCCGACGAGCGGATGCTGCCGCCCGGCGCCGGGGCGCGTACCGCCGCCGAGGAGCTGCGCGGCGACTTCGCGGTCTCCGGTCTGGGGGCGATCCAGGCGGTGGCCACCTTCGACGCGCCGCTGACCGGCCGTACCGGCCATGAGGCGCTGCTCGCCTGGACGCGGCGGTTGGCGGAGTTGGACGGCGCCCACGGCGTGCTGGTGGCCGGCACCTCGCAGCAGAGCGCGGTGGTCTACCTGGGGCACGAGGGGGGTGCCGAGAGCGACTCGGCCAAGGCGCTGGTGCGGGCGGTCCGGGCGCAGCCGCTGCCGGGCGGCGGCCGGGTACTGGTGGGCGGGGCGACGGCGCTGGCGCTGGACACCATGGACCGGTTCTGGGAGCTGCTGCCCAGGGTGCTGCTCTTCATGGCGGGGAGCAGCTTTGCGCTGCTCACCGTCGCGCTGCGGTCGCTGGTGCTGCCGGTCAAGGCGCTGCTGATGAATGTGCTGTCGATCGGCGCCTCGTTCGGCGCGCTCACCTGGATCTTCCAGGACGGCCACGGCAGCGGGCTGCTCGGGGTCCGTCCGACCGGCTATGTGGACGCGCTCGCCCCGATCGTGATGCTCTTTCTGCTGATCGCGGTCTCGATGGACTACGAGCTCTTTCTGCTGCTGCGCATCCGTGAGCAGTACCGGCGGCTGGGCGACAACGAGGAGGCCATCGCGCTGGGCCTCCAGCTCTCGGGGGGTGTGATCACTGCGGCGGCGTCCGCCGTCCTGGTGGTGGCGGCGGTCTTCGCGACCAGCGAGGTCGTCCTGGTCAAGGAGATCTGCGTGGGGATCTTCATCGCGGTGGCGCTGGATGCCGCTCTGGTCCGGGCGGTGCTGGTCCCGGCCACGATGCGCCTGCTCGGCCGGGCCAACTGGTGGCTGCCGAGCCTGCCCGACCGGCTGCGGCGCCCGCAGGCGGTGGCCGCCGTACGCGCCGGGGCGCCGGGCGGTGCCGAAGCGAGCAGGGTGTCCTCTCCGGCGCCGCCCGGTCCGTCAGCCGAAGGTCAGCCGCAGTGA
- a CDS encoding DUF5302 domain-containing protein: MTAESPSHEGFEPVVPEGGDQAADGGSGDDLKRKFREALVRKQGTRTDGASGGPGADQSKIHGAHGPASSQRSFRRKSGG; the protein is encoded by the coding sequence ATGACTGCCGAGTCCCCGTCGCACGAAGGCTTCGAGCCGGTGGTTCCCGAGGGCGGTGACCAGGCGGCGGACGGCGGCTCCGGCGACGATCTGAAGCGCAAGTTCCGGGAGGCCCTGGTACGCAAGCAGGGCACCCGGACGGATGGCGCTTCGGGAGGCCCGGGCGCCGACCAGTCGAAGATCCACGGCGCCCACGGGCCCGCCTCAAGCCAGCGTTCGTTCCGCCGCAAGAGCGGCGGCTGA